The genomic window CACTAAGAAAAGTCActagaaacaaagaaacaacaatgTTACACAGAACACGAAATCACCTTGAGTATTCTAtcagaaaaatagaaaattcaaacaaaagaataaaaaaatcccaCTCTcttttccaaaaaagaaaaaaagggggaaaaaggcAAAGATTAAAGTCCAGCAAAAAGGTTCAAGTAATACAAGCACAAAGTGTCACCTTTATGACACAGCCAACCCAAATCTCCAACAAAAAGGCaggaaaacaaaccaaaaacaaataaaacctcAAGAAAGAACGAAACCCTACTTGATTTGATCGTTGACCGCGGTTTCGCAGTCATGGGAGTAGCACTGGCGAGCAAGGGACTCATGAGGAGACAAGGGAACAAGAGGCGCTGTCTCAGCCTTGAGCTCCTCAAAAGGCTCAAAGATGACACCCGAGAGAGGCCGGCTATCAGCCGCCATGACCACCAAGGCTCCGCCTCTCGGCCCCTTCTTAGAAAGCCTCAAAACAGAGGACAAAGAAGGAAGAGCCACCACAGCTCCATCACCACCAAAGGGAAATGGTTCCGGCGCCGGAGAACGGAGAGAGAGGGCGAGAGAAGCTCGGGAAAGCATGGCGAtcttggaggagaagaagacgaagatgaAAAGAGGAATGGTCTGAGGTGGAGAGTGTGGAAGGTGAGCGTTTATGGATGTTGTAGCGGTTGGATGAGTGACACGTGGACGGTGAGGATAGGAAGAGTGTGGCAGGCGCGTGCTCTAGTACATTCCATTTCGGAATATTTGTGAGCTGGCATTTTGAGGGGTCTTATCTGCCgattgcttttctttttctctttttggcaTTTATACCcatgaaaacatataaaataagtaaaatatatatatatatatatataaatctttttcTTGGCTCCGCCGTGGTTTCAGAAATaaattatgagatttttaatTAGTCCTAGAGATTACGTGTGtcgtttgtttgtgtttttctgtatttttcGTTTTTCTTTTCCGTGCATGGATCCTATTTTATCGGTctattccatttttttcaaaaaatattaaatattaataattttttggaCTATTTACATCATATCTTTACATAAGATGTTGTTTCTATAAAAGTCCAAAATTGAACtctaaaaattcaaagaaaataaaataaaggttaGATATTTGTTGAGCTTGCTTTATGCTTAGGCATACTTATGATTTCTCATAAATAGTAGTGCTTGTCACCCGCagatacttaatttattaaagttaattaatttagtttagATATTTATTGAGCTTACTTCATGCTTATGCACAGTGACAAACTTAAAAATTTAGTACAGTCTgggtttaaataaaaattaattttcatgataAACACACTGTGTCCTAATTACGGTTTCAGTCCgggtttaaataaaaatcaattttcatgaTAAACACACTGTGTCCTAATTACGGTTTCACCATGGGCTTCCCTTTCCTCAACCCAGATTTAAACTTTATCGGCTGGAGGGCTTCAGCCCAGGCTGTCACCCATGTGGGTCCGCCACTGCTTATGCATGCTCCTAACTTGGCATAAATAAGAGTGATTGTCATCCATAGGTACTTAGTTCATTAAAGTTAATTAAtcgagtttttttttaacttaactTAAAGTAAAGTTTTATAAGATTtctctttaaaataatttgaaaagttatatataactataaaatataattacattaatgttataaacaaatattttaatggatgcctCATGTAGTAATTTCAACAGTAGTGTATAGCATTACTATAGTAACTTCTAGATATCATCGTAGCAGGTACCGTAACATCAGTAAAGCAACCGCCCATGTGGTAATCAGTAGTGCACCACGGCATCGattactattccaccaaccagtAGTATTTTTGGACCGccggatcgaatcgatccctGCCGCTCATTCAACTCTTAgaacccctataaataccccctcattttcTGTATATTTTTGAGatatagaaaagagaagagaaagaaaagagaaataaaagaagaaagaaagaagctttAATTCTTCGTGGTTTTGGGTGTTTGTAAATACTTTGACTTTTCTATCactatctttatatttataacatatatttttaatacgttatcagcacgaatttgctcatatgatttttaattttctttcgactcatctaatatatatgttatatatgtggaatccatttctaacactCGAATGCGGGGAAGGATCGACTGGgtaatataatactagcaaaccatacatttttATTCGATCAACAATACATAAgatttttcttagaagcatacataaaaaaacatacaagatctaaagccactaaggctaatattgccaagactttttaaaaataaacaagaaaaaaacaataatattattattacaatgaggttttccatcaaatccaaattagCAAGCATCATCTTCTTTCGCAGCGACCCTCCCGATCCCCTGCGATCGTCGACAAAATCGTAAAAACCCGCTCGCCCCTTTTTTTCTCCGCCGCCTCTCTCTCTACTCCGCGGCTTTCTCCGTCGCAACTCGTGCCGACTTTTTCCCGTCGGGCTCTCCTCCGCACTGCTTTTTCGGATTTCTCCCTCCGGCCTTTCTTCGGCCCCCTACTTTCTTCTCTCCCTTatctttacttcttcttccattttaacttataatcactttcaaacaaatttttaattcccaATGCTGCAATAATTGCAAATGCAGTATGAACAAGACCGTATATATGAATAGTCTTTAGATATATGAATAGTGTTATACATGAACAGCGATCTGTATATATGAACAAATGATAgatgctttatatttttattctatgctctctattctaattacatgctatattattatttttgaagaaaaatggcaaaatatcagaaaaagagaattcgaggcccttcaaatctcggggagcaattatatatcatgGAGCCTTGATATCAAGCTTCATCTGAAAGCAAGAAACCTGAGtaaaactattgaggctaataacaatgagcctagtgataataaggcgaaggccttaatatttataaggcatcatatcGATGATGGCTCGAAGAATGAATACTCGACCATCGAGGATCCacaggaattgtggttatccccgAAAGAGATTTCGAACATCTCGGAATGGTCTACTCGCCCCAAAGCACGCAATGATCGGGTCAAGCCCTCGTGtttcaagatttttaaaaagCGTGCAAAGAATATAATTCAGTCGtttaaaaattgtttcaagattGCCTCTACGTGGAGAAAAGCGATGTGAtgaatgatgctcgagaaaaacatttacaacatttcacgcacgaaatgttatattacaacaacaatatagagaaaagaatttttacaaaattctccGAATTAATTTCGTCTCCTCGTgcggagcaaaacaatgaattgttgatgcgagaatcatcaatctcgaccatccgGATCGCGACCACCGCcgtaaaattaattttgggcaaaaAAGATGGCGTGGTCGCGGTGCTAGTTTTAAAAAACCGTGGTGGACGAGgaaattatggtggtcgaggactacGCTAGTGCGGGTGGGgcgaaataatatcggaccacgcgataatagaattgatgtacatcaatgaGCAACAAAGCCACagatggggttagagacaaagaaagatacatgctatCGTTGTGGCTCGGAAGGTCATTGGTCCGAATTTGCAGGGACCCTCAAAACATTTTGTCTATCTTTAtcaagaatcacttaaaaaaacaagaaaggtaaagatattgagacaaatttttgtgacaaccccatagttgatccaattgaggataattccataaataatttaaatataactgaaaatacatatttagatatgtcagaTTTCCTTATAAACTAGttttgtaatatgtctttatgttttattaaattatgtttttttgtttttgtttttgttagaatatggctgatgatgaatgcattattgatcatgggacaacgcatactattttgacaagaaaaatatattttatatccttatcaatgagaaaggcatatatagccacaatagcaggGTCATCAGACCTGGTTGAAGGTTCGGAGAAGCGGCGATTGATGTCGCTAAATGGAACATCCCTTGCAGATgaaaaaaatgctctctattcccctaagtctaggaggaaccttttaagcttttaaagatatacgtctcaatggatatcatttagagatggttgataaggaaggaaaagaatatctttatattacacaagtcatttcatgccaaaaacgtgtacttgaaagctttccctCTATATCCTcaggattatatttttacacgtattaaaagtgatggaatcacatacggtatAACCCCGAAGGTTAATGACCcggagatatttaaaaatatggcatgaaagacttggacatccgggtgctattatgttgctgccggattattactagttctcatggacacccactcgaaggattataaaaatcctaacacataatgaatatgcatgttcagaGCATGTtcaatgggaaagctaataaccgGACCTTCTATAACAAAGGTGAtcggtgaatctcctaaatttttagaaagaatacatgAGACATTTGTGGACTCAATACATCCgtcatgtggaccatttagggtatttttatggttttaatcgatcgatcgactagatggtcccatgtttcaccatcatctacaaggaatgtagcatttgcaaggttattggcacaaattatcgggGCTTAAAAACACAATTtcagattatcccataaagacaattcgtcTTCGATAATGCTTTcgtgaattttcatcaaaatcattttatgattattgtatggcagattggaatacatgttgagcatccgAGAGCTCAGTATGCATACCAAAAATGGGTCTGgcgagtcattaattaaaaagactCCGATTATCGCCTcgtccaatgttattaaggGACGAAACGCCCTACAAGTGcgtggggtcatgctatttttgCATGCTGCAGCTTTTAATACGGATCCGACCCACtcgcatgtaattcatattcaccacaccaacttgttatgggtaaagagcccgatatttcatatataagaatatttggttgtgcaatgatatgtgccaataccaccaccaaatcgtacaaaaatgggtccacaacgcagacttggtatatatgtctggttatgattccccttcaattatacgatatttagaaccattaacggGGATGTATTTACTCGCAAGATTTGCAGTAtcgtcattttgatgaatctgcCTTCCCGCAttaggggagaaatgattactcaaaatgagccaaaagaaattgattggaatgcatcacgattacatacatatgatcctcgatttcaatgaatgtgaacttgaagttcaaaggatcattaaattgcaaaaatattgcaaaatgaAATACCGATGCATTCACTcgatactaaaatggtaaccaaatcatatataccaccGCTAATGCTCCCtcgcaagaattgagattcctaagaatccatctgaaaagaaaatcaagtagaaaataaaccacgacaaaaacgtggaagaccaattggtgccaaagattcagctcctagaaaaaggaagtagaaaaataaagataaggatctcccatgtgaaaagggagaggaaattataaaaccctcagAACAAGTTAACGAAGAATCAATGGGGaatgatatttctgaaaatgttgaaaattcaatttgctatgtagatgatggtcaaaagattgaatcggcatgagaccgaaataaatgatatattcatctacaatgtagctacgagatatagaaataaataccgATAATGATCCGAGCCACGATCCATcgaagaatgtcgacaaagaaatgattggccaaaatggaaaaagaagcTATCCAGGGTCGAGCTAAATTCCCCTATCAaaacgtgaggtgtttgggccgatagtgccaacaccagaagggataaaaccagtcggttataaatgggtgtttgtgagaaaaagaaatgaaaataatcaaattatgagatacaaagcaagacccggttgctcaaggttttttctcaaatgcccggtattgattatgaagagacatactctccctgtaatggatggaattactttttagatttttttaattgccatggcaaagcaaagtaataaattagatatgcgagttgatggatgttgtcacaaaGATATCCGTATGGATTactgaaaatgacatatatatgaaaatccccgaaggatatagaaaaacaaacattacaaataatcatcatttatactctattaaattacggagatctctttatgggttaaaaacaatctggacggatgtggtataGCACGTCTCgagtgaatatcttataaaaagaaggataccaaaataatagtatatgtccatgtgtgtttattaaaaagttatactaacggtttttgttgtgatagcagtatatgtggatgatttaaatcttgtaggcactccttTTTTGAAATTGCGAATCGCAGAGAtcatatttgaaaaagaatttgaaatgaaagattttgggaaagaccaaattcgtctaggtatacaaatcgagcacttatcctcgGGAATATTTTGTGACATCAATCAACCCATACGTAAAAAGGTCGTCAAGAGATTtaatatggagaaggcttatccatCTGAGTACGCCCTATGGTCGTCCGAACTCTTGATGTTCGAGAAGATCCATTTCGCCCACcgggaagaaggagagatcattcttggtccgtaaactccatatttaagtgcaatcggtgcattaatgtaccttCGCAAAATAATACCGCACCGAGATATAGCTTTTTGCagtaaatcttctagcaagatacgCTTCTACATCGACACAAAGACACTCGGAAAGGAGTAAAAGATGTACTCacgttatttacgaggaactacggATCTAGGTTTATTCTATCgacaagaatcttcatccaacctcacgAGGTTTTCGTTTGATCGTTGGTATCTGTCCGATCCTCGCAAAGAGGCGATCTCGGATCGGATAcatgttttcttacaatggtacagctatctcatggcgttccacaaaacaaactcttacagctacttcatcaaatcatgctcgaaattctagctctccatgaagcaagtcgtgaatgccaatggttacgatctatgattggcGTATACAAAGTCATCCCGCAAATTAACATCGagtaacaacaaatgctacgatgaatttatgaagacaacaggtgcttgtatttctcaaatacagaggaggttatattaaaggtgacgagcgaaaacatatatcaccaaaaatttttttctacactcatgatctcgcgaaaagaaggcgttatagagttcaaaagattcaatccaggTGAGAATCAgtcgatctattcacaaaatcacttcctaagtgcattcacctaaagacttatatacaaaatcgggatgagaagacttaaggatgtaagtactttggatataaattaaaaagttatttatttgagggagatcgtactctttttcccttcgccaaggtttttgtcccaatgggttttttccgaggcaaggtttttttaatgaggCGAGTAACCCTCAGAATGTACtaaggatagtgtactctttttccttagctaggtttttatccCAATCGGGTTTTCTCGGCAGAGGTTTTAACGAGCGATATCCTTTTGGTCGTAGGCATCTAaggggagtgttataaacaaatattttaatggatgccctcatcgtagcaatttcactgtgcAGTAGGCATTACTATAGTAACTCTAGATATCATCTGTGAAGTACTGCAACATCAGTAGCAACCGCCCATGTGAATGCAGATGCACGCACGATCATTCATTATTCCACCAACCGGGAGTATTTTGGAtcgtcggatcgaatcgatccggccgttcattcaactcttagTAACTCTATAAATACTCCcctcattttgtatatttttgagaTATAGAAagatagagaagagaaagaaaagagagaaataaaagaagaaagaaagaagaaactaattcttcagggttttgggtgtttggtaaataCTTTGACTTTCTATCactatctttatatttataacatatatttttaataattaagatgTTATTAGAAaagattataattttatcatgtttatacCATTGCATATCATGGTCATCAAAACTATAGTACTTTGGataagaatttattttaataaataggtTGCTATAAAAGCTGTTCATAGTAAATAATACTAAAAGTATAATAGATGAATAATAGATATAAAAAGTGTATTGTACCgatgaaatatgaatagtaaatatataataataatataagttttGAAATAGAGGACAGATTTGTCAGAGGGTTGGTGTAGTGGGTTGTTGAATTGTAGTGATTATTGTTCAATAATTAGGccctctttttatatttaacaaactcttttatttttttatatatatagtttttttatgaagtgaataaattttaattttattaaaaaaatagaagaaaaataatatttttttataaaattataaatttcaatatatatacacacatgcataattattttttatataatgaaaCTTTTTCGAAGTTATTACCCTTAATAATATATGATGTAACTAGAAAAATTGGACGTTCACCAATTTGGTTAATTCAGTTTTTGCTAAAAATTTAACTTCGAACAAATTAatccttttaaaaatttttaacctAAATcagatttattagaaaaaaaaattcaaactaaacCAAATAGAGTATGATTAAATAAGAGTagaatttaataagtttgagattatttatttatttatttattttaagaaatgtGATACTCAAAGTCCAGGATTTGCactgaaaattatttattcaggATGAGAGATTTTGGACTAtaaacctatatttttttacttaataacTGTTATCACCGTGTACTTGTGACAGGAACACCACACTTTACAGGTAAGAATACACTGAGTTAAAAACTCTTTGGTAATGGAATTGATAGATGAAATTGACCcaacaacataaataaattatgtgaGGATTACCGAACAAAACTTAGTTAAgggttaattataaaattaatcatgTGTGAAAGGAATAAAAGATGCTGATTAGACCAAGTGGCGTGTGGAGGGCTCACGCACTGAAATGGACATGAATGCATAAAAACAATAAAGGTCATTGTTAGCATTTCATGCACGCTTTCACTTTGAAGGACTAGAAATACTAGTCAGCAGTTCAACCAATTAAATCCCTCATTCATCTCATGCAACTTCCTTGTTTTCCTTTCTAGATTGCTCaccttttcatttaattttgatttggcTTCTTCCTTTAATTTGATGGTGATATTATCAtacttttttttgtaatatatatatatatatatatatcaaaatataaaatgagtGGTTCTTGAAAgtggataaaaatataataagaaccAAATAACAATACTAATACtactaaaataaatagatgaggaaaagaaaaaagactCAAGTGATGGCATCATGCATGATGTCAGATTTTAGAAGAAGTAACACTTGCTATGGATCAAATtttgttcaataaaaaaatatttttttaataaaataaataaatcactgttttattaaaaatcaaaaaataacaaacaaatactTGAcacaatacaaataaaacacatgaatgacatagaaaacaaacaaaatgacgaaaaataaaataaaaaaataaacaaactataAAGTTAGTTAAACTATTGTAATTAGTGCACATCTTTATTCATTTATCTTTTGCTTTATTGTTTAtcgattttgttaaaaaaaacacacttgtgttcttctaattatatatttttattttaaaaatttatttatttttatagtgaTTTTGCATATTCAacttcaattatttaaaaaacttttcttCGCTTCTGGATGTAAAACTTTTGTTGTTGCATGCCTTTAATGTGTACGCAATAAATCGCTTCACAAAATAGATCCATTGTATAATAGATCCTAACTTAAGACGTGATAAGCTTAATTAGTCGGCAGTGTTTAAAGTAAAAATGGATCTAATGTAAATTAATCTTTCTCAGCGAGTATACCTAACAACTTCCATATAATGTACCGACGATCAAGTGATCTATTGATAACCGGGTCCCCATTAAAAtctttcataaataataaaagttcgAATTATGAGCAAATGTGCATTTCTGGGAGTGTGAGTAATAGTTATGTGTAAGTGGTCCCAACTCTCATGTGTGTGTGGGCCTAACCCCCACTTGCTCATTCAAAATTTGTACACGTCATGTCTTTTTTAGTGGCCTgggtgctttttttttaaaaattaaaaaaaaaactcccatATCAAGTGAAGTACTTTTAACGTGGATGAAATAGAAGTCTCTTCAATACACATTAACACCAATAATGCAAAACATTATCTTTGCATGATCCAAGCGAAGTACTAATTGATATTGATAATGAAAAATTTGAGGATGGAGAGGAGCCttaacttgaatcaaaaagagaGATGAg from Dioscorea cayenensis subsp. rotundata cultivar TDr96_F1 chromosome 9, TDr96_F1_v2_PseudoChromosome.rev07_lg8_w22 25.fasta, whole genome shotgun sequence includes these protein-coding regions:
- the LOC120268881 gene encoding ferritin-3, chloroplastic-like, which gives rise to MLSRASLALSLRSPAPEPFPFGGDGAVVALPSLSSVLRLSKKGPRGGALVVMAADSRPLSGVIFEPFEELKAETAPLVPLSPHESLARQCYSHDCETAVNDQINVEYNVSYVYHALYAYFDRDNVALKGFAKFFKESSEEEREHAEKLMKYQNKRGGRVKLHSIVRPPSEFDHPEKGEALHGKLLTMNAVYFRFQCAKLVLFD